Proteins encoded together in one Candidatus Methylomirabilota bacterium window:
- a CDS encoding isocitrate lyase/PEP mutase family protein — MESKGTIFRQLLRDEPYLYTGGIYSPLDAQIAESAGMKSIYLSGYSVAMLNGWPDMGLLTMTEVAKTASMVASAVEVPIIADADDGYGNALSTMRTVQEFVKTGVAGIHLEDQRFPKRCGHIAGKTVVSREEAIGKYRAALAERDRLDRDFVVIARTDAYGAVGGSMEEAIWRGRAYADAGVDLVWCELSNSDRGPAIEFARAMRQTHPKLPLAFNYSSSFRWHKDPSPFTFRELGELGYRFIFITLYGAHAAMYAVWNAMHELAKNEEQGQWGLERTKAGHPTESHHVMARVAHFQELERRYIPGTEDRLRGSDGFGEGNGH; from the coding sequence ATGGAGAGCAAGGGCACGATCTTCCGTCAGCTGCTCCGTGATGAGCCGTATCTCTACACGGGCGGAATCTACTCGCCCCTCGACGCGCAGATCGCGGAGAGCGCGGGCATGAAGTCGATCTATCTGTCCGGCTACTCGGTGGCCATGCTCAACGGATGGCCGGACATGGGCCTCCTGACCATGACCGAGGTGGCCAAGACGGCTTCCATGGTGGCCAGCGCCGTCGAGGTGCCGATCATCGCCGACGCCGACGACGGCTACGGCAACGCGCTCTCGACCATGCGCACCGTGCAGGAATTCGTCAAGACGGGCGTGGCGGGCATCCACCTCGAGGACCAGCGCTTCCCCAAGCGGTGCGGCCACATCGCCGGCAAGACGGTGGTGTCGCGCGAGGAGGCGATCGGAAAGTACCGAGCCGCTCTCGCCGAGCGGGACAGGCTCGATCGCGACTTCGTGGTCATCGCGCGCACGGACGCCTACGGGGCGGTGGGGGGCAGCATGGAGGAGGCCATCTGGCGCGGGCGGGCCTATGCCGACGCTGGCGTCGACCTGGTCTGGTGCGAGCTGTCGAACTCCGACCGCGGCCCCGCCATCGAGTTCGCCCGGGCCATGCGGCAGACGCATCCGAAGCTGCCCCTGGCCTTCAACTACTCGTCGTCGTTTCGCTGGCACAAGGACCCGAGCCCCTTCACGTTTCGCGAGCTTGGCGAGCTCGGCTACCGGTTCATCTTCATCACGCTTTATGGCGCGCACGCCGCCATGTACGCCGTGTGGAACGCCATGCACGAGCTCGCCAAGAACGAGGAGCAGGGGCAGTGGGGGCTCGAGCGCACCAAGGCGGGGCACCCCACGGAGAGCCATCACGTGATGGCCAGGGTCGCCCACTTCCAGGAGCTCGAGCGGCGCTACATCCCGGGAACGGAGGATCGCCTGCGAGGGTCGGACGGCTTCGGCGAAGGCAACGGGCACTGA